AACGGCCTGGTCGAACCCCGGGAACCGCTTCGCGTCCTTGACGACGTCCGTCGCGTGGTCGAGGCGCAGCCACGTGTGAAAGAACGAGAGCACCTTCAACTTCGCCCGTGGGTCGCTCAACAGCCGATCGGCCTGGGTTCGGATCTCTTCGCGGGTGGTCAGTTTTCCGTCCTGCGCAGCGGTCAGCAGTGCGGCGTCGGGGAGCGAATCCCAGAGCACGAACGACAGCCGCGCGGCCACCGCGTAACCCTCGGGGATCGGTTCCGCGTCGCGATAGAGGAACTGCGGTGAGATCAGCGCCGCGGCGACGACCCGCTTCACACCGGTGACCGTGTCCTTGGTCGAATCGAACAGTTGATCGACGTGGACCTTCGTCTGTTCTTCCGACAAGGGGTGGCGAAAGGCACGCTCCACGAACAGTTGGCAGAACCGGCGCAATTTCGCGCGGGGGTCGGGCTCTTTCTCCGCTAACCCGGCCAGTTCGTGCAGGTGGTCACCGACGTAGCCGGCGGTCTCCAAAGCCGTGTCGAATGTGGCCCGGGTCCACGCCTTTGAGATCGACGTGCCGCGCTCCCAACCCAGGCTCCGGTCGTCCGGCGGGAACTTCGTTTTCGGCACGAACGTTTCCCTCACCCGCACCGGGGACAGGTGGCGAACGGGGATCTCTTCTTCCGTGCCGAGTGGTGGTTTCCATTTCAACGACACGGACGCGGTCTTCTCTTTTCCTTTGAAGAACTGGAGGCGGATCGGGTACGAGCGCCCGCCGAGTAACCGCACCGTGCCGCGGTGGTCGGTGGGGGAGCCAGCGCCGACCCACGCATCGATCAGTGACTTCGGGCTGGGGTCCACCGATTGTGCGCGGTTGCTGTGGGGCGGCGCGGCGGGAGCGTTGACCCACAGCCGGACCCCGTTCTCGGACCGGACGATGAACTCGTAGTCCCCGGTTCGCGGGGCCGTGAAGGAACCGGTCCAGCGCACGGAATAGCCCTCGCCCTTCTTCTTTTCCTCAATGGGAGGGGTTCGGGTCCAGTCGAATCGAACGGTCAGGTCGGTGCGGTCGATGGCCCGATCCTTGTCCGAGTAGAAGCCCGAAACGATGTCTTCTTGCCACTGGAAGTACTCGCCGCGCAGCCCCTTCTCCGCGCTCGGGTTCGCGACGTTCGGGCGGAAGCTCCCGATCAGATCGGCGACCGCGTTCTGGTGCTGCACCGCGGTGAGGCGCGACAACTCGATGCGCGGGGGATGGTTCCGCTCGCGGGCGGCTTTGGAGTAAAACGTCTCGTGGATGTAAGCCGCAACCAGGTCCGCATCGGCGCCGACGCACGAGCCGGGATCGTCCTCCGGCATGGTGCGCGCGATCACCTTCGCCAACTCCTTGACGGTCCGGTCACCGATCAGCGGTTCGGGGTACTTTTTCGCCCCCTCCCCGTTCGGCCCGTGGCACGATGCGCACCGCTTCCGATAAATCTGCTCGCCGGTGGAGGCGTCCGCCCGGACCGGCGCGGTGCCGACCAGCAGCACGAGCGTGACCGTCGCGATTCGCATCGGGAACCTCTCCAATCGCCGCGCGATTCTCATTCGGGTTGTACGCCGGGGCGCTCCGCGGGGAACACCGGTTTGCGGACATCAACTGACAACCAGCAGACCGCCCCGACCGCGAGCAACCCCGCCGACACGAGGAACGCGCCGTCCCAGTACGCGCGAGAGACTGCTCCGAACGCGATCTGCGCGCCCGCGGCGGACAGCACCCCGAACGAGTTGATGACCCCGAACACGGCGGCCGTGTGCGGCGCGCTCATCGCACTGTTCGCCCCCCACCACGACCCGGCGTGGCAATGGATGCCGAAGCACGCGACCGCCAAAAACGCGCTCTTCCACTCTACCGCCGAGGCGAACGAGCCCGCCCCCAGCGCGACCGCGGCTAGCGCGAACGCCGGCCCACCCACCACGGGAAACGTCCACCGCCGGTTCGGTACGCGCCGGCGCGCGAGGTCCGCGAACCACCCACCGGCCAGGCACCCGACCGCACCGCCGAGCATGATTAGGCTGTTCCACCACCCCGATTCCACGTTCGACACGCCGCGCACTTTTTCGAGGTACGTCGGGTACCACGCGAACATCAGGTACACGCAACACGACCCACTCGCGAGCACGCCGCACAGCAGCCACACGTTCCGGCTGGCGAGGATCGGCCGGACCGGGAGGTGGCCGGCGTGAGCAGCTGTGGGCGGCGGGCCGATCAGGGCGCGCTCGGCCGCGTTCACCGCCGGGTGGTCGGTGGGGGCGTCCCGGAACCACCGGCTGAAGAGGAGCGCCCAGGCGACGCCGACGGACCCGAACGCGACGAACACCCACCGCCACCCGATCAACTCGATGAGGTACGCGGTCACCAGCGGGGCCACCATCCCGCCGACGAGCGCGGGCGTGTGAACGAACCCGCGCACCCGCCCGCGCGCGGACGGCGGGAACCAGTGGTCGACCACCCGCGACACGTTCGGCAGCGCGCCAGCCTCGCCCGCGCCGAACAGGAACCGCACCACGAGCAGCATCACGAACCCGGTGACGGCCCCGGTCAGCGCGGTGAAGATCGACCACCACACGACGATGCGGATCAGCACCCGCCGCGAGCCGAACCGGTCGCCCCAGTGCCCCGTGACCACCTCGAACAGCCCGTAGGCGAGCATGAACGCAGCGTGGACGAAGCCCATCTGCCAGTCGAGTAACCCGAGTTCGTCCTGAATGAACGGCGCGGCCTTCCCGATGCACATCCGGTCGAGGTAGAGGATCAGGGTGAGTCCGCAGAGGTACGCGAGCGTCACGTACCGCGCGTTCGTCGCCGGGTCGGGTTCTTGTGCCCCCATTCAAGCCACCCTGTACTTGGCGACGGTGTCGAGGTTCACCGTCACCCCGAGACCGGGTCGGTCGGAGATCGTCGTGAACCCGTCCGTAACGTCAAACCGCTCGTGCGTCAGGTCATGGCGCAGCGGCGAATCGGCCATGCAGAACTCCACCACATCGATCCCGGGCAGCGCGGCCATCACGTGCAGGCTCGCCGCAATGGTGAGTCCGCTCTTGAAGGTGTGGTTGCACACTCGCTTGTGTCGGGCGATCGCGGCCCGACCGACCGCGACCATCGTCGAGATGCCGCACCGCGACGGATCGGGCTGAATCCAGTCCAACCCGCCGTCGTCGAGCATCCGCAAAAACTCGTCCAGCCGAGCGGCCGTCTCCCCGGCCGCGATCGGCGTCGGGCTGACGGCCGACAGGGTCCGGTAGCCGGCGATGTCGTCGGGGTGGAGCATCTCTTCGAGCCAGTACGGGCGAAATTCGGCGAAATTCGTCGCCCGGCGGATCGCGGTCCGGGCGTCGAAGCACTCGCCCGCGTCGATGAGCAGGTCCACTTCGCCGAGGCCGCGTCGGGCCTCGCGAACGAGCGCGATATCGGTCGTTTCGGATTGGCCCATCGGTCCCCAGCCGAACTTGACGGCGGTGAACCCGCGATCGGCCCAGCGCCGCGCGGCGTCGTAAGTAGCGGCCGGGGTGTCGCCGAACAGCACGCTCGAATACGCCCGAAAGCGCGTCTGGAACGGCCCACCGAGGAGTTGGTAAATCGGCTTGTCGAGAACCCGCCCGGCAATGTCCCACAGGGCCATATCGACGCCCGCCATCGCGTGAACGGCCACCCCGCCGCTGGAGTAATAATTGGTCGCGACGCGCATCCGGTGGTTGCACACTTCGATGGCGAGCGGGTCCGAGCCGACCAGCACGCGCGCCAGCCCGGAACAGTTGGAGTGCGACAGCGGGGCATCGATGACGGCCTTCACAGCCCCCGGACACGAATCGACTTCCCCCCACCCGCTGATTCCGGCGTCAGTGTCGATGCGGACGAGGCACGTGTCCTGCGTACCATCGGCCGCCACACTCACCTGCGGGAGCCGCAGTACGATCGCTTCAACGTGCGTGATTTTCATCGCGCGGCGCCTCCCGTACTTGAGAACGGGCGCTGGCCCCACGGCAGCGGAAACGTCGGCGGGACGGCGTGGTGGTCGCGCCGGGTGTCGCGCGGGCGGTCCTTCCACCACGAGACGAGCGCGACGAGTTGCTTGACGGCCTCCAGGTAGGCCCGCTCGCCCTTCTCGGCGGTGGCCCGTTCCGGCTCGCCGAACGCCCCGGTATCGGAGTACGCGCTGGTCCACGGCACGAACGCCATCGGCCCGGACGCGAACAGGTCGAGCCACAGGAACGGGCTGTGTTCCTCGTTGAACTTGATGGCCCCGTCGCGGATCAGGTTCCGGCGAACGCCCCCTCCGTCCAGGTACATGTACAGCGAGGTTTCGAGTTCGCACGCGTGCGCGCACCCGCCGGGGAACTTGCTCTCCCGCCAGCCCGGGAGGAAGGCCTTGTCCACCGTGAGAAGGCCCCACCACGACAGGGCGGCGCACTCGGCGTCCGTCTCCAAGTTGGTCCGCCGGGCGGCCATATCGAGGATCGGAAAGTTCGACCCGTGCCCGTTCAGGAGCAGGATCTTCTTGAACCCGTGGTAAGCCAGGCTGCGGGTGACATCGAGGACCGATTCGAGCAGGGTCGTGTGGTGGGCGTTGAGGGTGCCGGGGAAGTCCATCACGTGCGCGGTGTACCCGTTCCACAGGGTCGGCAGGACGAGTACCTGATCGGGAATCTCGCGCCCGGCGCCCGCGGCGATCCCGGCCGGGCACACCACGTCCACGTCGAGCGGCAGGTGCGGGCCGTGCTGCTCGATGCTACCGACCGGTAGAACGCACACCGGCCGGCGGGCTACGGCGGCGTTCACCTCCGGCCACGTGAGCTTCTCGTAACGGTACTCGGGTTCAGGGCGTATCGGATCGGGCATAAAGTATCCGGCTGTGTCAGAAGGTCGCGGACCGCGGTCACTTGTTGAGCTTCAAATCGTACCGGCCCGGCTCCGGATTGTTGACCACTTCGATCAGCACCGTCGTAGTGGCCTGGTCCGTGTACTTCTTGTTGACGAAGTATTTGTTCGGCTTGCCCGGTTGCGGGTCATCGACCGCGTACACGACGACCTTGTACCAGCCGGGCGGGGCGCCTTTCTTGCTCCCCGGAACGAACACCTCGTAGCGCCCGTCGGCGCCGATGACGCCGGTCGGTTGGTGCTGGGTCGCGTTCCCTTTCGACGCATCCGGGTAGAACGTCAGCGTTCCGTTCGGGACCACCTTGTCGCCGGCGGTGACAACGCCCGACACCGGCGCGAGTTTCTCGCCCTCGCTGCCGCAGCCCGTTGCGAGGGCGGCGAGGGCAATGGCCAGGGCAACGAAAAACCGAGCGCGGGCCGTCCTCGGACCAGGCATGGGCAGACTCCACGAAAAACGAAGTGAGTGACCCTCGAGCCGCTTTCGCGCAGAAACTCCGCCACGCGGAACGCCCGCGGGCCGATCCGGTGCAACTTACGGTGCATCGACGAGAACCTCGCCACCGGCATAACTCGCCATAGCGCGGTACGTGCTAAGCGGAATCGAGTCCCGAACGAAGTGAACGGAGCCGTCGGCGTAGACGAACTGGACACCCCCCGTGTGCTTGCTCTTGAACCCGTGGTAGCTCCCCCACTCGGCCTGGTCCAAACTCGTCGTGTTGATCGGCACCCCGTTCGCGTGCTTGATGTAGTTCGGGGGCATCGCACACGTGAGCGTAGCTTCGACCGAATGCGCCCACGAGAACCCGTTGCCCGGTTGCGTGCCGTTCGCGTAATCCGCGGTCCAGATGTCCTCGCCGACCATGACCGTATTGCTCGTCCCGTCCGCGATGCCGACGAGTGTGACCGACGTCTTCCACCGGTCGAGTGAGAAAAGCCCGTTGGCACCCCAGAACCCGTCGCCGGAATTTACGAATGCGGGGTTCGCGTTGGCATAATCGCCGTAGTTGAAGTTGCTCCCCAGCACACCTTTGTAATTGGTCAATCCCACGACGTAGTTGGTCTGCGAGTACCGGGACCGTGCGTTGAAGGTCCGTATCGATGACATCTGGTCACTTGGGCACAAGTATGTTTTGATCGATTGACCTAACGCAGGGCTGGCCGCCAAAGTGGACGTGGGGATGTTACCGACCTTGTAGACGTTGTCCTGCTCGAGGTGGGGCAGAATGAGCGCCAAGAAGCTCCACGAACTGGAGCTGTAGAACGGTCCGCCGAAGGCCGCCCCGTCGCTGTAGTCCCCGTACCGGCTGGCCGGGAGCTTGTCGTTCTGGTCGTGGTAGTTGTGAATGGCGAGGCCGATCTGCTTCAGATTGTTGCTGCAACTCATGCGTGCAGCAGCCTCGCGCACCTTTTGGACCGCCGGCAACAGTAGGCCGATCAGAATGGCGATGATTGCGATGACGACCAACAGCTCGATCAGCGTGAACCCGCGACGCGAGCGCTCGAAAGGCCGGGACATGGGGGCACCTCAAATGACCGTGAGAGGAAGTGGAACGAGGAAATTCGCACTAATATCATAATTCTCAACGAGACTGAGAGGCCCGATCCAGACACCGCGGAGTGAGGTGAACGCGGTGTGTGCGCTGATTGAAAATCCGACCACGATTGTTGACAATCTACACAGTCGACAATATTGTAGTCAACAGGAATTCCAAAGAAATTGGGAGGCACCTTGAAATGTCAAGCCCCCGTGGGGTGTTAAGCACCCGCGAGCAGATCACTGATCGCCTCCGGGAAGACGTGTTCGCCGGTCGCCTGCACGCGGGCGACCGAGTGTCCGAAGCGACGCTCGCCGAGCGGTTCGGTGTGAGCCGCGGGCCGATCCGGGAGGCACTCTCGCTCCTCACGAGTGAGGGGCTGTTTGTCACAAAACAGAACTGCGGCGTGACCGTTGCCCCGCCCGCACCGGAAGCGATCCGCGGGCTCGTGCTACCGATCCGGCAGACAATCGAGGTGTACGCGTTCAAGCAAATATTTGATTCTCTTACGCCCGACGACTTCCGTTACTGGGACGACGTGCTGTACCGCATGGATCGGGCGTGCCAGCAGAAAGAGTGGCAACTGCTCCCGCAACTCGACCTCGCGTTCCACCGCCACGTGCTGGAGCGGGCCGGTTCGCCCGATTTGCTCGCCATCTGGCAGACGATCGTGACCCGGCTGCGGGCGCACTTCTGGGAGACGGTTCGCGAGCACAACGAGCGAAACGATCTTGCCCGACTGCACGGGCACCACGCCGAACTGCTCGAAGCGTTTCGGAAAGGGCCGAAGACCGCGGCCGTGGAAGCCCTGGAGCGGCACATCGATGAGAACTGAGGCCCGTCATAGCGGGGCGCACCCGCTGCCCGCCGTGTGCGCCGCGGTAAACGCGAAGCGACTGCTGGAAACAGCGGTTCGGCTCATCGCGAAGCCCAGCCCGACCGGTTCGGCCGGCGCCGCCGCGGACGAACTCGCGGCCGTACTCGCCGAGGACGGGTTCGCCGTCGAGCGCCCGCCCGCCGGGCACCCGACGGCGCCGGCGGTCGTGGCACGGCTCTCGTCCGGGCGCCCGGGCCGGACCCTCCAGTTCAACGGCCACCTCGACACCGTTCACCTACCGTTTGTTCCCCCGAAAGTATCGGGCGACCGCCTCACCGGGAGCGGAGCAGCCGACATGAAGGGTGGCATCGCGGCGGCCGTCGAAGCACTGCGGGCGGTGCGCGACGCCGGCGGGCTGGCGGGCGGCGGAATCCTCCTCACCGCACACGACCTGCACGAGACGCCGTGGGGCGACGGCAGCCAACTCGACCGGCTCGTCGCCGACGGGATCGTCGGGAACGCGGTGCTGCTCCCGGAATACTTCAACGCGGCGCTGCCGGTGATCGGCCGCGGCGGATTCACGTGGGCCGCGACCATCCGGCGGCCCGGGCCGCCGGTCCACGAGGTGAACCGGCCGAACGAGCCGAGCGTCATCGCGGTCGGGGCCGAACTCGTCACCCGCCTCGCCAGACTAGATGCCGAACTGTCGCGACAATCGGACCCACTGGCCGGGGCCGCGAGCGCGTTCGTCGGCACGATCCAGAGTGGGTCGATCTACAACGAATTCCCACAGACGTGTCGGCTCGAAGGCACCCGCCGCTGGCTCCCCGGTACACGGTTCGCCGACGCCGACCAGCAGTTCCGCGCCCTGTGCGCGGCCCTGGCAAGTGATACGGGGACGGCCATCGAGGTCGAAACGCGGCTCATGCGCGACGCCTTCCGGCTGGACACGTCCGACCCGTTCGTCGGAGTGTTCCAGTCCGCGTATGCGACGCTCGTCGGCGAGCGCCTGCCGATCGGCGGGAAGCCGTTCGTGGACGACGGCAATTCTTTCTGGTCCGGGGCCGGCATCCCGGCCGTCACCCACGGCCCGACGGCCGGCGGAGCACACACCACCGCGGAGTGGGCGAACGTCGATGATCTGGTCCGCGTCGCCCGACTGTACGCACTGGTGGCGACGATGTACTGCCCCGATACCCCGGGAGGCCGAGCATGAGCCGGACCCACCACCGCGGGGCGACCCGCCGCTCGTTCCTCGCCGACACCGGCCTCGGGTTCACCGGGCTGGCCCTCGGAGCGATGTTCTTCCGCGACGGCGTCGGGCGCGCGGCCGACCCGATGGTCGGGGTCGAGAGCGGCCCGCACCACCCGGCGAAGGCGAAGAACGTCATCTGGATCTTCTTGTGCGGCGGCGTTTCGCACCTCGAAAGTTGGGACCCGAAGCCGGCGCTGAACAAGTACAACGGCAAGTCGATCGCCGACACCCCGTTCGCGGACGCGGTGAAGGCGGAGAGAAAGGACGTGGTCGAGGGGAACCCGAAGCACGGTAACCGCAAAATGCTCATGGGCCTGAACTGCGGCACCGCGCGGTACGGTAAATCCGGACTGCTCGCGGCCGACTGGTGGAAGCACACCGCTGAGATGGCGGACGACCTGGCCGTCGTGCGAACGGTGTGGACGACCGACAACGACCACGGGGCGATGCTCCAATTCCACACCGGTCGGCACGTTCGCGAAGGGGCTTACCCGACAATCGGGTCGTGGGCGTGCTACGGCCTCGGGGCACTGACGGGCAACCTGCCCGAGTACGTCGTCCTGGGCGTTCCGCCGGGCGACTGCTGCGGCGGCGAATGGGCGCACGGGGCCGCGTACCTCGGCCCGGAACACGCCGGCGTTCGGCTCAACCTCGAAGGCGCCCCGCTCCCGTTCGGCAAACTGCCGGCGGGTAAGACGGCGAAAGAACAGGCCGACGAGTTCGGACTCATCGGCAAGCTGAACCGCCTCTCGGGGATCGACTACCCCGACGACCCGCAGGTGCAGGCGCGGATCAAGTCTTACGAGCTTGCTTTCAAGATGCAGACCGCGGTACCCGAAACGCTGCAACTCGAAAAGGAGTCGGAGAAGACCCGTGCCCTGTACGGCGTGGACCGGGCTGAAACGGCCGCGTTCGGGAAGATCTGCCTCACGGCCCGGCGCCTGGTGGAGCGCGGGGTGCGGTTCGTCCAGGTGTACCACGGGGGCGGGGGCGGAGGTGACTGGGACGCCCACTCCAAAATCAAAGATAACCACACGAAACTCTCGACGCAGACTGACAAGCCCATCGCCGGACTGCTCCGCGACCTCAAACAGCGCGGGTTACTGAAGGACACGCTCGTGGTGTGGGCGACCGAGTTCGGGCGCTCGCCGGGCGCGGAGGGGGACGGCCGCGACCACCACCCGCAGGCGTTCAGCGTGTGGCTGGCCGGAGGGGGGATTCGGGGTGGCGTGGTTCACGGCAAGACCGACGAGATCGGCTTCCACGGAATCGAGGACCGGCACTACGTGACCGACGTCCACGCGACCGTCCTGCACCAACTCGGGCTCGACCCGCGGAAGCTCGAGGTGCCCGGCCGCAAGCGGCTGGAGATCGACTTCGGCGAACCGATCACCGGCATCATCGGCTGACGCACGAGGGCGCACGAGTATGACCCGTTTTGCCACCGCGTTCGCGTTCGCGCTCCTGTTACCGCTGGTCGCGAGCGCCAAACCGGTTCACAAGCAGTCGCTCCTGGCGCACATGGGGCCGTACCTGCCGGCGCGCGCGAACGACTGCCGGTTGTGTCACGTTCCGGGCGAAACCGCCCCGCACGCGGACAAACCCCGGAACGCCTTCGGCGAGCGCCTCGAAGAGGTTCGCGGCGAGTTGAAAGAAGCCGGCAAGCCGTTCGACATCGCGGCCCGGTTCAACGCCGTCGCCAACGAGGACTCCGACGGGGACGGAGTGTCGAATCTGGTCGAGGTGCTGACGGGACACTTCCCCGGTGACCCGCAGGATAAGCCGACCGCGGACGAGGTCCGGGGCGCCGAGAAGACCGTCGGCAAGTACACGCGGTTCCTCGCGTCGTACCCGTGGCGGCCGTTCGAGCCCGTGAAGCGCCCCGCAGTGCCGAAAGCCGGTGACGGCTGGGGCGCGAACCCGATCGATGCCTTCATCGCCGACGGGCACCGCGAACACGACCTCACCCCTCGACCCGACGCGGGCAAAGCCGCACTCATTCGCCGCGTGTACTTCGACCTCATCGGCCTACCCCCGACGCCCGCGCAGGTGAAGGCGTTCGAGGCGGATTCCTCCAAAGGCGCTTACGAGAAAGTGGTGGACGAACTACTCGCGTCGCCGCGATACGGCGAACGGTGGGGCCGCCACTGGATGGACGTGTGGCGGTATTCGGACTGGGCGGGGTGGAGCGGCGGGAACTCCGTCCGCGACAGCCAGCCGCACGTGTGGCGGTGGCGGGACTGGATCATCGAGAGCCTGAACGCCGATCTGGGTTACGACCAGATGATCCACCAGATGCTCGCCGGCGACGAGATCGCACCGGCCGACCCGAAGGTGCTGCGCGCGACGGGGTACCTGGCGCGGAACTACAAATCGAGCCGCGAGAAGTGGATGACCGACGTGGTCGATCACACCTTCCTGGCGTTCCAGGGGCTGACCATCGGCTGCGCCCGCTGCCACGACCACTTCTACGACCCGATCAAACAAACCGAATACTACCAGGTGCGGGCGGTATTCGAGCCGCACAACATCCGAATCGACCCGTTGGGCAGTGAGAAGGACACGAAGAAGGACGGGCTGGCCCGCGCCTTCGACGCGGACCCGAACGCGCCGACGTACCTCTACGAGCGCGGCGACGAGCGCCACCCCGACAAGTCGCGGCCGATACTCCCCGGCATTCCCAGCGCACTGAACGAGCCGTTTCCGGCGGTGAAGCCCGTGAAAGGGGAGTCGGGGGAAAGCACCGGCCGGCGCCGGGCGTTCGCCCACTGGCTCACCGACACCAAAAACCCGCTCACGGCCCGCGTCGCGGTGAACCACATCTGGATGCGGCACTTCGGCCAGCCGATCGTGCCGAGCGTGTTCGATTTCGGCAAGAACGGGCGCCGGCCGATGCACCCGGCGCTGCTGGACTGGCTCGCGGCCGAGTTCGTCGAACACAAGTGGTCGATGAAGCACCTGCACAAGTTGATCGTGACCAGCCGCACCTACCGGCAGGGCTCGACGCCGGATGCGAAGAACTTGGCGGCCGACCGCGACAACGTCTACTTTTGGCGGGTGCCCACGCACCGACTCGAAGCCGAGGCCGTCCGCGATCAGCTCCTGTTCGTGGCCGGCAAGCTCGACCTGACGACCGGCGGACCGGACCTCGACCACAACTCCGGGCTGACGGTTTACCGGCGGAGCCTCTACTTCCGGCACGCGCACGAGAAACAGATGGAGTTGCTCAAGCTGTTCGACGCGGCCGGGGTGAGCGAGTGCTACCAGCGGCGCGAGAGCATCGTTCCCCAACAGGCGCTCGCGCTAGTCAACAGCCCGCTGAGCGCCGAGATGGCGCGTCTGGTCGCGCGGCAAATCGAAACCGAAGCGGGAACCGACCCCGAGAAGTTTGTGACGGCCGCGTTCGAGCGGGTCATCGGGCGGGCACCGACCGCGACGGAGCGGTCCGAGTGTATCGCCTTCATGGACGCACCCGTAGCACGCGGGAGCGAGAAGGAGGCCCCGATGGACGCGGCCGAACGCCGCCGCACCGGGGTCGTCCTCGCGCTGTTCAACCACCACGAGTTCGTCACCGTGCGCTGAGCGATAACGTCCGACGGGGGATAGAAATGTCCGATGCGACACCGACCGAGTCCGAACTGTGGCAGCGCCTGCAAACGCGGTCGTATGTCGCCGCGGTGTGCGACATCCTTGACGCGCTCGACTTTCGCCAGCAGGCGATGCACCACCGCCTGCGCCCGTTGCTCCCGGACCGCGAGCGGTGCGGGTTCATTGGGCGCGCCCGGACGGTCCGCTGGATGGAGGCCGATTACGCCGACGAGGAGAACCCTTACGGGCTGGAAATCGAGGCGATCGACGCCCTTCGACCGGGCGACGTGGTCGTCCACTCGACCGACTTCGCCGGAACGAACGCGCCGTGGGGCGAGTTGATGTCCACCGCGGCGCAGTGCCGCGGGGCGGTCGGGTGCGTGTGCG
The Gemmata palustris DNA segment above includes these coding regions:
- a CDS encoding creatininase family protein → MPDPIRPEPEYRYEKLTWPEVNAAVARRPVCVLPVGSIEQHGPHLPLDVDVVCPAGIAAGAGREIPDQVLVLPTLWNGYTAHVMDFPGTLNAHHTTLLESVLDVTRSLAYHGFKKILLLNGHGSNFPILDMAARRTNLETDAECAALSWWGLLTVDKAFLPGWRESKFPGGCAHACELETSLYMYLDGGGVRRNLIRDGAIKFNEEHSPFLWLDLFASGPMAFVPWTSAYSDTGAFGEPERATAEKGERAYLEAVKQLVALVSWWKDRPRDTRRDHHAVPPTFPLPWGQRPFSSTGGAAR
- a CDS encoding M20 family metallopeptidase, which encodes MRTEARHSGAHPLPAVCAAVNAKRLLETAVRLIAKPSPTGSAGAAADELAAVLAEDGFAVERPPAGHPTAPAVVARLSSGRPGRTLQFNGHLDTVHLPFVPPKVSGDRLTGSGAADMKGGIAAAVEALRAVRDAGGLAGGGILLTAHDLHETPWGDGSQLDRLVADGIVGNAVLLPEYFNAALPVIGRGGFTWAATIRRPGPPVHEVNRPNEPSVIAVGAELVTRLARLDAELSRQSDPLAGAASAFVGTIQSGSIYNEFPQTCRLEGTRRWLPGTRFADADQQFRALCAALASDTGTAIEVETRLMRDAFRLDTSDPFVGVFQSAYATLVGERLPIGGKPFVDDGNSFWSGAGIPAVTHGPTAGGAHTTAEWANVDDLVRVARLYALVATMYCPDTPGGRA
- a CDS encoding MFS transporter is translated as MGAQEPDPATNARYVTLAYLCGLTLILYLDRMCIGKAAPFIQDELGLLDWQMGFVHAAFMLAYGLFEVVTGHWGDRFGSRRVLIRIVVWWSIFTALTGAVTGFVMLLVVRFLFGAGEAGALPNVSRVVDHWFPPSARGRVRGFVHTPALVGGMVAPLVTAYLIELIGWRWVFVAFGSVGVAWALLFSRWFRDAPTDHPAVNAAERALIGPPPTAAHAGHLPVRPILASRNVWLLCGVLASGSCCVYLMFAWYPTYLEKVRGVSNVESGWWNSLIMLGGAVGCLAGGWFADLARRRVPNRRWTFPVVGGPAFALAAVALGAGSFASAVEWKSAFLAVACFGIHCHAGSWWGANSAMSAPHTAAVFGVINSFGVLSAAGAQIAFGAVSRAYWDGAFLVSAGLLAVGAVCWLSVDVRKPVFPAERPGVQPE
- a CDS encoding DUF1559 domain-containing protein — encoded protein: MSRPFERSRRGFTLIELLVVIAIIAILIGLLLPAVQKVREAAARMSCSNNLKQIGLAIHNYHDQNDKLPASRYGDYSDGAAFGGPFYSSSSWSFLALILPHLEQDNVYKVGNIPTSTLAASPALGQSIKTYLCPSDQMSSIRTFNARSRYSQTNYVVGLTNYKGVLGSNFNYGDYANANPAFVNSGDGFWGANGLFSLDRWKTSVTLVGIADGTSNTVMVGEDIWTADYANGTQPGNGFSWAHSVEATLTCAMPPNYIKHANGVPINTTSLDQAEWGSYHGFKSKHTGGVQFVYADGSVHFVRDSIPLSTYRAMASYAGGEVLVDAP
- a CDS encoding DUF1592 domain-containing protein, whose translation is MRIATVTLVLLVGTAPVRADASTGEQIYRKRCASCHGPNGEGAKKYPEPLIGDRTVKELAKVIARTMPEDDPGSCVGADADLVAAYIHETFYSKAARERNHPPRIELSRLTAVQHQNAVADLIGSFRPNVANPSAEKGLRGEYFQWQEDIVSGFYSDKDRAIDRTDLTVRFDWTRTPPIEEKKKGEGYSVRWTGSFTAPRTGDYEFIVRSENGVRLWVNAPAAPPHSNRAQSVDPSPKSLIDAWVGAGSPTDHRGTVRLLGGRSYPIRLQFFKGKEKTASVSLKWKPPLGTEEEIPVRHLSPVRVRETFVPKTKFPPDDRSLGWERGTSISKAWTRATFDTALETAGYVGDHLHELAGLAEKEPDPRAKLRRFCQLFVERAFRHPLSEEQTKVHVDQLFDSTKDTVTGVKRVVAAALISPQFLYRDAEPIPEGYAVAARLSFVLWDSLPDAALLTAAQDGKLTTREEIRTQADRLLSDPRAKLKVLSFFHTWLRLDHATDVVKDAKRFPGFDQAVVADLRVSLDLMLEEIVFGGKSDFRQLLLADHLPLNGRLAAIYGAATPKTGDFTNVVLNAEHRAGVLTHPLVMTVHSYTAETSPIHRGVFLTRGILGQNLRPPQEAFTPFAAELHPALSTRERVGLQTKPANCMTCHGVINPLGFTMEHFDAVGRFRDRDNKKPVDATGSFRSPSGHEAKFANARELAKFAANSEAVHAAFIEQMFSHLVQQPIRAYGPTRLAELRTGFAKDQFHVRNVVAEIAAMAARPPEPKQTPKSR
- a CDS encoding mandelate racemase/muconate lactonizing enzyme family protein, which produces MKITHVEAIVLRLPQVSVAADGTQDTCLVRIDTDAGISGWGEVDSCPGAVKAVIDAPLSHSNCSGLARVLVGSDPLAIEVCNHRMRVATNYYSSGGVAVHAMAGVDMALWDIAGRVLDKPIYQLLGGPFQTRFRAYSSVLFGDTPAATYDAARRWADRGFTAVKFGWGPMGQSETTDIALVREARRGLGEVDLLIDAGECFDARTAIRRATNFAEFRPYWLEEMLHPDDIAGYRTLSAVSPTPIAAGETAARLDEFLRMLDDGGLDWIQPDPSRCGISTMVAVGRAAIARHKRVCNHTFKSGLTIAASLHVMAALPGIDVVEFCMADSPLRHDLTHERFDVTDGFTTISDRPGLGVTVNLDTVAKYRVA
- a CDS encoding GntR family transcriptional regulator; this translates as MSSPRGVLSTREQITDRLREDVFAGRLHAGDRVSEATLAERFGVSRGPIREALSLLTSEGLFVTKQNCGVTVAPPAPEAIRGLVLPIRQTIEVYAFKQIFDSLTPDDFRYWDDVLYRMDRACQQKEWQLLPQLDLAFHRHVLERAGSPDLLAIWQTIVTRLRAHFWETVREHNERNDLARLHGHHAELLEAFRKGPKTAAVEALERHIDEN